The proteins below are encoded in one region of Eisenibacter elegans DSM 3317:
- a CDS encoding DUF547 domain-containing protein: MDTTNYLALSQELLYDARTFEDCREHLIQLKNASPEQLKTQLADDAKRKAFWINLYNAHVQLSLQIDSTQYQHKSRYFGIKQVAVAGYALSLDDIEHGVLRCSKVKLSLGYLSKWFPSKFEREFKVEKLDWRIHFALNCGAKSCPPIAFYKAEIIDKQLDWATASYLKQECVYDTNTNTVWIPKLFLWFQADFGGRAGIRQILMDEQVIPEGKRPKLRFKEYDFSLELDNFADSQ, translated from the coding sequence GTGGACACAACAAATTATTTAGCCCTCTCACAGGAACTCCTCTATGATGCCCGTACTTTCGAAGACTGTAGGGAGCATCTCATACAGTTGAAGAACGCATCGCCTGAGCAGCTTAAAACCCAATTAGCTGATGATGCCAAACGAAAGGCTTTTTGGATTAATCTATACAATGCGCATGTACAACTATCTTTGCAAATAGATAGCACACAATATCAACATAAATCACGTTATTTTGGTATCAAGCAAGTTGCAGTAGCAGGCTATGCCCTAAGCCTCGATGATATAGAACATGGGGTGTTGCGATGCTCCAAAGTAAAGCTGAGCTTAGGGTATCTGAGCAAATGGTTTCCATCCAAATTTGAGAGGGAGTTTAAGGTAGAAAAATTGGATTGGCGGATTCATTTTGCGCTCAACTGCGGGGCGAAGAGTTGCCCTCCGATTGCTTTTTACAAGGCAGAAATCATCGACAAGCAACTTGATTGGGCAACGGCTTCTTATCTCAAACAGGAATGTGTTTATGACACCAATACGAATACGGTCTGGATTCCGAAGCTATTTTTGTGGTTTCAGGCAGATTTTGGTGGTAGAGCCGGTATCCGGCAGATTTTGATGGATGAGCAAGTTATTCCCGAGGGCAAACGGCCTAAACTTCGATTCAAGGAGTATGATTTTTCTTTGGAGTTGGACAACTTTGCCGATAGCCAATAA
- a CDS encoding porin — protein sequence MLAQTESDQAPLLDMRQGLSIRRDSTFLINFRFRMQNRFGYFDQLDSEPIGGFDARVRRLRLRIDGFLGSPKLAYYIQLSFSRADQDLVDGEIAQVIRDAMVYYFFTDNFYLGFGQSKLPGNRQRVISSGNLQMPDRSVANQFFNLDRDFGVFIYKNIPLGKQWWQLRGVVSSGEGRNALGTDIGLAYSARLEWLPLGQFANLGDYSEGDLAREPHPKLSVGTSYSFNHRTTRSGGQIGRSFDTPIDLQTYIADMMFKYRGWSLLGEYFYRQWELSSGFELPTEDYRRRVPSGHAYNWQLGRMIGKKHELSIRYTAIHPENPDFQPFYQTKALAHSYYLRSHRIKAQTYVGLDDRINPQTQEGLPYIYKNRLLVMFQLELGI from the coding sequence GTGCTTGCGCAAACTGAATCTGATCAAGCTCCTTTGCTCGATATGCGCCAAGGTTTGAGCATTAGGCGTGACTCTACCTTTTTAATCAATTTTCGTTTCCGGATGCAAAACCGCTTTGGTTATTTCGACCAACTAGACAGCGAGCCTATTGGCGGCTTTGATGCCCGCGTGCGCCGTCTGCGGTTACGTATCGACGGGTTTTTGGGCTCTCCCAAGCTGGCCTATTACATTCAACTTTCATTTTCGAGAGCTGACCAAGATTTGGTAGATGGCGAAATAGCTCAAGTCATTCGTGATGCGATGGTTTATTATTTTTTTACCGATAATTTCTACTTAGGATTTGGTCAAAGCAAGCTGCCCGGCAACCGCCAACGGGTGATTTCATCAGGCAATTTACAGATGCCTGACCGCTCAGTAGCCAACCAGTTTTTTAACCTCGATCGTGATTTTGGGGTTTTTATTTACAAAAATATCCCTCTCGGAAAACAATGGTGGCAGTTGCGCGGAGTAGTAAGCAGTGGCGAAGGTCGTAACGCCCTTGGTACAGATATTGGACTGGCCTATAGCGCACGCCTAGAATGGTTGCCACTGGGTCAGTTTGCCAACTTGGGAGATTATAGCGAAGGAGATCTGGCAAGAGAGCCACACCCAAAGCTCTCTGTGGGCACTTCGTATAGCTTCAACCACCGTACTACCCGCAGCGGTGGACAGATAGGTCGCAGTTTCGACACTCCCATCGACCTACAGACCTATATTGCCGATATGATGTTCAAATACCGAGGATGGTCGCTTTTGGGAGAGTATTTTTACCGACAGTGGGAGTTAAGCTCTGGCTTTGAGTTGCCTACAGAAGACTACCGCCGCCGTGTACCTTCTGGGCATGCCTACAATTGGCAGCTAGGTCGTATGATTGGGAAAAAACACGAGCTGAGTATCCGCTATACAGCCATTCATCCCGAAAACCCAGATTTTCAGCCTTTTTATCAAACCAAAGCACTTGCACACAGCTACTACCTGCGCTCCCACCGCATCAAAGCCCAAACTTATGTCGGACTAGATGACCGTATCAACCCCCAAACACAAGAAGGGCTGCCTTATATTTACAAAAACCGACTACTTGTCATGTTTCAACTAGAGTTAGGTATCTAA